A genomic window from Diospyros lotus cultivar Yz01 chromosome 2, ASM1463336v1, whole genome shotgun sequence includes:
- the LOC127795779 gene encoding homeobox-leucine zipper protein HOX17-like codes for MGMGDIDDDQERCNTGLALGIGVGEFMPKRKKQVVCLDLSFAIHPKEETITIDADDYKTEGSSSKTIEEDKDCLSHGASPRHDPPRFPRKLRLSKDQQTTLEESFKLNRTLNPAQKQILAETLNLRPRQVEVWFQNRRARTKLKQTEVDCEFLKKCCESLSNENRRLKKELQELKSLKLEHFHRPTPPPAPAPFYIQLPKAVTLTMCPSCEKIVNKDGTHVVAAATATPKKDDDEAKVEEEEEEGGGGGGAAATMVMDVVHHDSDN; via the exons ATGGGGATGGGAGACATAGATGATGATCAAGAGAGATGCAACACAGGGCTAGCGCTTGGGATTGGAGTGGGAGAATTCATGCCCAAGAGGAAGAAGCAAGTTGTGTGCTTGGATCTCTCCTTTGCTATTCATCCCAAGGAAGAAACCATAACCATTGATGCTGATGATTACAAGACGGAAGGGTCCAGTTCCAAGACAATTGAAGAAGACAAAGATTGCCTCTCTCATGGAGCGTCTCCCAGGCACGATCCTCCCCGCTTCCCAAGGAAACTCAGGCTCTCCAAAGATCAACAAACTACCCTTGAAGAAAGCTTCAAACTGAATAGAACCCTTAATCCG GCTCAGAAGCAAATCCTAGCTGAGACATTGAATCTACGGCCGAGACAAGTAGAAGTATGGTTCCAAAACAGAAGAGCAAG AACGAAGTTGAAGCAAACAGAAGTGGACTGCGAGTTCTTGAAGAAATGCTGTGAAAGTCTGAGCAACGAGAACCGGAGATTGAAGAAAGAGTTGCAGGAGCTGAAATCTCTAAAGCTGGAGCACTTCCACCGCCCTACTCCTCCGCCGGCGCCGGCGCCATTTTACATTCAACTTCCCAAGGCGGTGACTCTCACCATGTGCCCTTCCTGCGAGAAAATTGTTAACAAAGATGGCACTCATGTTGTTGCTGCTGCAACTGCTACACCCAAGAAGGATGATGATGAAGCCaaggtagaagaagaagaagaagaaggcggaggaggaggaggagcagcAGCAACAATGGTTATGGACGTGGTCCATCATGATTCTGATAACTAA